The region AAATATATATGAATATTATCCTAACAATCTTATGAAATTATGCATTCCAGATGCTCAGGGATTCAATAGAAAATTCACGGAAAAAATGTTGTATGATAAATTTAAACTTTCAACGCATGAGATAGAGATAATAAATTTTTTGATATAGTATTGTGTACTGCATAGAAAAATTGAGAATTAAGAATGAAGGATGATTTTCCATCGCTTTGCTCTGGAAAATTTAATAATATATAAAAGAACATTTCTACTAGAGCAAATGGGAGCAGTTATAAGTTTAAAAGTTTTTGGTAGTGGAACGGAGAAAACTTACATTCATTCTTAATTCTTAATTTTTTCTGTTTGTGTTTCGCAATATTTATATTTTAGTGCAACGGTCCTTTTGACATTCAGGGCCTTTTTATAGTTAAATCTATTTATGTGTATAAAAAGAAATGAATTGGAAATAATACAAATATAAACTTTTTATATAAAAAAAGGAATTTAGCTATATGTATAGAATAAGTATTTTAGTACTTTAGTGTTTTGAATATAGCTATAAATTTATACATGCACTATTGTGCCATATTAAAAATTACTTTTTTATAATTGCAGGGGGAATTAATTATGAATTTGAAGTTTAAGGATGTGGATGGTAAGCTTATAGTAGCTATAGCTGGAGAACTAGATCATCATAGTTCGGATGAAGTAAGAAATAAAATAGATGATTACATAAGATTTAAAGGATATAAAAATGTTATTTTGGATTTTTCCGGCGTTACTTTTATGGACAGTTCAGGAATTGGGGTGGTTATTGGGAGATATAAAAAACTCAATTCATCTGGAGGAACTATATGCATAATAAATGCAAAAGAATCAGTTAAGAGAGTATTTGAATTGTCTGGTATGCTTAAGATAATAAACATTTATAACAGTGTAAATGAAGCTGTTAGAAGTATTTAATGGGGGGATTTCAATGTTAGATAATAAAATGGAACTAAAATTTTTTGCAAAATCTGAGAATGAAAGTTTTGCAAGAGTTACTGTAGCAGCATTTGCAGCAGAACTTGATCCAACCTTAGAGGAAATTGATGATGTTAAGATGGCAGTATCTGAAGCAGTTACAAATTCTATCATTCATGGATATGAGAATAAGGGTGGAATAATTGAAATTACTGCTTCAATAGAAAATAGAGAGCTTACAATTGAGATTTTAGACAGAGGAATTGGAATTGAAGATGTTAAGAAGGCTATGGAGCCTCTTTATACATCAAGACCTGATCTTGAAAGATCAGGTATGGGATTTACTGTTATGGAAAGTTTTATGGACAGCGTAAAAGTTGATTCTGAAAAGGACAAGGGAACTAAAGTAGTAATGAAAAAAAAGTTCATCCTCACTAAAGAGTGATAAGAGGAGGGAATAGCGGGGAAGCTAGTATTATGGGAGAAGAAAATTCATTAAGAAATGAGGAGCATAATTATAACGATAACGAGAAATTGATAAAATGTTTTCAAGAGGGCAACAAGGAAGCTTTAAATAAGGTTATAGAGAACAATCTTCCTCTAGTGTCGGCTATAAGTAGAAAATTTTTAAATAGAGGTTATGAATATGATGATATTTTTCAAATAGGTTGTATGGGACTTGTAAAAGCCGTTAACAATTTTAATTCGGATTATAAAGTTAAATTTTCTACTTATGCAGTTCCTATGATTATGGGAGAAATAAGAAGATTTTTGAGAGACGATGGAATAATAAAAGTCAGTAGGAGTGTAAAAAATACAGCAAGACAAATTCATTATGATAGAGAGAAACTAGTTAAAAAATTAAATAGAGAACCAACAATAGAAGAATTATCTAAGTTTTCGGGAATTGACAAGGAAGAAATAATAATGGCAACAGAATCTACAACAAGTATGCAGTATTTATATGATGTTGTACATCAAGATGATGGCTCGCCGGTGCTATTAATAGATAAGCTGAGTGAACCATATTCTGAAGATTCAGAAGTAATAGACAAAATAGTCCTTAAGCAAGTTATAAAGGGTTTAGATAAGCAATCAAAACAAATTATAATGCTTAGGTACTTTAAAGATAAAACTCAAACACAAGTAGCAAGTATGCTTGGTATAAGTCAGGTGCAAGTTTCTAGAATAGAAAAAAGAATATTAAAATTTATAAGAGAAAAATTAACTAAATAGTATACACCAATTGAGTGTATACTATTTTTTTGTTTAAAAAATAGGTTAATTGTAAACAATAGATTTGTAACGAACTGTAGATTAAAAAGGAGGAAACTTTATGGATGTTCCAGAGGCGAAAATAAAGAATGACTTCAATGAACTTTCAAAGGTACAAAAACCCAAACCTAATATTATGAAAAATTGTGTGTGTGCATTTTTAATAGGTGGATTAATTTGCGATGTAGGTCAGCTTGTTTCTGATATTTATTCTAGATATGGTGTTGAAACTGCGGACTTAGGAATGTACACATCTTCTACAATGATATTTATAGGTGCTTTTTTAACTGGTATAGGGATATACGATAAAATTGCTAGTGTAGCTGGTGCGGGAACAATAGTTCCTATAACAGGATTTGCAAATTCTATAGTTGCTCCAGCTATTGAGTTTAAAAAAGAAGGTTTTGTTTTGGGTGTAAGTGCAAAGATGTTTACTATAGCAGGACCTGTATTAGTATATGGAATAGGTTCTTCGGTTATTATAGGATTGATATATTATTTTATTAGT is a window of Clostridium pasteurianum DNA encoding:
- the spoIIAA gene encoding anti-sigma F factor antagonist, coding for MNLKFKDVDGKLIVAIAGELDHHSSDEVRNKIDDYIRFKGYKNVILDFSGVTFMDSSGIGVVIGRYKKLNSSGGTICIINAKESVKRVFELSGMLKIINIYNSVNEAVRSI
- the spoIIAB gene encoding anti-sigma F factor, which gives rise to MLDNKMELKFFAKSENESFARVTVAAFAAELDPTLEEIDDVKMAVSEAVTNSIIHGYENKGGIIEITASIENRELTIEILDRGIGIEDVKKAMEPLYTSRPDLERSGMGFTVMESFMDSVKVDSEKDKGTKVVMKKKFILTKE
- the sigF gene encoding RNA polymerase sporulation sigma factor SigF, producing the protein MGEENSLRNEEHNYNDNEKLIKCFQEGNKEALNKVIENNLPLVSAISRKFLNRGYEYDDIFQIGCMGLVKAVNNFNSDYKVKFSTYAVPMIMGEIRRFLRDDGIIKVSRSVKNTARQIHYDREKLVKKLNREPTIEELSKFSGIDKEEIIMATESTTSMQYLYDVVHQDDGSPVLLIDKLSEPYSEDSEVIDKIVLKQVIKGLDKQSKQIIMLRYFKDKTQTQVASMLGISQVQVSRIEKRILKFIREKLTK
- the spoVAC gene encoding stage V sporulation protein AC, coding for MDVPEAKIKNDFNELSKVQKPKPNIMKNCVCAFLIGGLICDVGQLVSDIYSRYGVETADLGMYTSSTMIFIGAFLTGIGIYDKIASVAGAGTIVPITGFANSIVAPAIEFKKEGFVLGVSAKMFTIAGPVLVYGIGSSVIIGLIYYFISIM